In Schizosaccharomyces osmophilus chromosome 1, complete sequence, the genomic window gcaaaaagaaacgtcAATTTAGGCGGAAAACGCAACACAAACGATCGTGGTGAATTGGTAAGAAAAGCTGCGATTGAACGTAAAAATCGCGAGGAAAGACGTAGAACAGAGTCTGTGTCTATTCAGTTGCAGTCTCTTTCCCGTGGACTTCTTTGCAGGGAACGattaaagaatgaattcCGCTCACAATGGTACGAAACTTACTTAGCGGCCGGTGCGCAAAAGCTCGACATGTCGGACTGGGATAAATTGCAAGAATGTATTCAGCaatttgttatttttgCTGACCCTCAACTggattttgaagcttttcgGAGCATAATCTATGATTTGCTTAGTTCTTTGCATCGTGAAGTTACCCCCAATGATTCAACGTCTTCGAAACATAACCCAAATAAACTGGATGATAAGGTCGAGGAATCAGAACTGTCAAGGCTTTGTACAGTTAAGTCAAAAGTCTCTGTTCTCGGTTTTCCATGGGTATGGCAACGATTTACCACCCTTTGTTTGAAGTCATTTAGAAACATACTTCAAATAAGTAAGGAAGCTAGACTTGATTCAGATTTATGTCTCTTGTTGGAAACTTTAGGATATCTTTCTGTCTTTCTTGAAGTTCATGAAATGTCTGATTACTACGATTGTTTAATGACCTTTTACGAATATTTTCAccttcaaaaagaattctcCAACTTCAGGAGTTCGTTtgtcttttgtcttttcagCCCGCTTGATGAGACAAAAGATAATTATAATAGAGTTCAACAATTCTTTATCTTTCATATTTTTACGCGCCGCTCTTATGAATCTTTGCTTGGTGATATTTCATCAAGCTTGgttgtttcaaaagtatttcCTTCAAtgtctttttccaaagaggAAGATATTATGTCTTCTCTATTAAGCTTGGACACttcaaaattattttgTATGGGAGGTGCCTGCCTTCATTTGTTACATACAGAAGTTgaatcttcatttttatgGTTTTTTTCCTCACTAGTTTTGGACGCCCTTTATACACATTCTGAAAATTCTGTCATAAATCGCTTCAATGCTCCTATAGACTTGGACGACGACGAGGATGAGGAATATTCATTCGTCCAAGACTATTATACCCATATACAACTCGTTGCTAAGCAATTTGGAAATTTGTTAACCTCACAAATACTTAGCGTGCAACGAGTTTTTGCTGAAGCTTTATCATCCAACTTTATAACCAAGGTCTTCTCTGAGATTACGAGTACTACTATATTAAGTGTTTCACATTTTTTCTCATCTATACTAAAGCTATTTCCCTCAAATCGCACTTCGATATTGATGTACGTATCCTTAATCGACCATTTACGCGTAGAACCGAACATGTCGTTCGTGCAATATTCTTGGGACATATTTACCAAATCTCCCATATTTTCGTTATTCTCAAAAAAGGTTGATGTCAAGAGTATTATGCAAACTGATTCAGCTTATTGGCATCAACTTCAGTTCCTGCTTGACGTTTACTCTCGAATGTTGTTTACAATGATTGACGAAGAATTTCATAGCGTCCAGCACAATCCGTTATATAATGTGCGAGAAGAACTAtgcattcttttgaaaaattttgttttgggGTTATACTGGGATGTTAACACATCAAAAGAAGTTAATGATAACTCATTGGTAGATGTAACTCAGCTTAGGGTTTCTTCAACATCTCTGCTTCAAAGACTCTTTCGGATCAATTATCGAAAACCATATGTACGAGATAATATGTTTTTGATGGAAGAGTATTTCAACTTGACCGAATTCGAAGCAGGAGCCCTGCAAGAGGCACAGTCTGCTTCAAATATGGATGTAGATCTATCTTCCGGCATGAAAGTTGATAACTACAATGAATCAAGACCAAAACTAAATATACTAAACAATTGCTCCTTTTTCTTGCCATTCCGTTTTCGCATCCATTTACTTCAACAGCTTATAACAATGGATAAGCAGGCAAATGGATTCATACAGCCATTTGGTCATTTAAAGCATGCAGTTATTCGCCGAAACCGAATTTTTGATGACGGCTTTGATGCGTTTTATAATCTAGGAAAAATGTTTAAAGGATCCATTCGTATCACTTTTGTGGACGAACATGGCGTAGTAGAGGAAGGAATTGACGGAGGTGGATTGACGAAAGAATTTTTAACAAGGTAAGCAAATCGAAGACTACATTTGATCATTCGGCACTAACGTTTCTAGTATATGCAAAACTGTTTTTGATATCAATTATGGTTTATTTAGCGAAACGAAGGCGCATCTACTGTATCCCAACACACATGGATATGCACAAGATAGTAAGTTAAGACGTATGAGATTTTGCGAAGACTAATCGTGTTTTATAGTTGAGCGACTACGTTGCTACGAATTCTTAGGAATGCTGATCGGCAAGTGCATATATGAAGGAATTCAGATAGACGCCGCATTTGCTGcatttttcgtttcaaaGTGGCTAGGTCATCCTAGTTATTTTGATGATTTGACAAGTTTGGATAACAATTTGTATGAAGGGTTAATATTCCTTAAAAATTATGACGGTGATGTAGAAAACGATTTGGCCCTAAACTTCACGGTCGTTCATGAAGAATTTGGTGTTCGCAATGTCATTGAATTGATTCCCAATGGAGGAAACGTGGCAGTAACAAACGACAACCGGTTACAATACATTCATTTAATTTCTAATTACTATTTGAATGCACGTTTATCAAAGCAATGCCGAGCATTTACAAATGGGTTTACGCAAATTATTGATCCTCACTGGCTGGCCATGTTCCATGAAAACGAGATTCATGTTTTGGTAGGAGGAGATCCGGTACCTATCGATGTGaatgatttgaaaaagaacacgGTTTATGCTGGAGGTTATGATTTGAATTCTCCTACTATTCAAATGTTTTGGGAAGTGCTTCGAGAgcttgatgaagaagataaGCGGAATTTTGTTAAGTTTGTCACGAGTGTTGCCAGACCACCAATTTTAGGCTTTAAGGCTCTTATGCCAGCGTTCTGCATTCGGACGAATGGCGAAGATGAATCCAGACTTCCTACTGCAAGGTATGTTTCGAACATTTCTGACATAATGATTTTAACATTACTTTAGCACATGCGTAAACTTGTTAAAGTTACCTATATATACATCTAAACAGACGTTAAAAGAGTAAGCAATTAAAGATCTTGTAACAAAAGTCCTTACTAACAAGTGTTTAGAAAATTAATTGTATCTGTTCGTTCTGGAGGTGGTTTTGGATTCAGTTGAACATGTTCcattttgttgtttgttACCAATGTTAAAATGGGTTTTTCTCTATGTGTggataaataaataagaatgAATGATGTTGATGAAGTTTATACTTATgaaatgtttctttcagGTTCCTAATATACATActtaaataaaagcaaagctTTTCCATGAAACAATAAAGATCCAAACGAATTAAAGGtcatttttttcactttcattTCACATTTACAGCTAAACAGTTTTGTTCTTATTTCGCTAACAAAAACTTAAGCAAAAGTGAAAACAAATCATAATGACGTTTATCCCAAGTATATAGGACCTCTTCGTAAACCCCGCCTTTTCTGCAAATAACTTATACCCAGCAGAcacaaggaaaaaacgaTTTCTTGTGAACCTTTCGCACATTAAGATGTTTAAGAATTCTGTTTCTCCAATTCTTAAAACGCTTTATAAATTTCCAGTGCAATTGCCTGTTTTTGCTTCCAGAAACAAGGGGATAGCCATTCGTGCATTCACCTCAaaagtgaagaaaacaTCTTCAGATCAAGACTTTGCGGTCCCTTCTGTTGACGAGGAAGAAGATATGCTTAATAATTTGATGGGGAACGTCAAGGTTAAATCTGCAGCAGAAGATGGCATTGCCGTTGAAGATGTTATTTTAAAGCACCCAGAGTTACTGAAAGATGCACCTGCTCCTTTAAGAAAAGCTGTAGAACAAACACTAGCCGCCAGAAAACTCAAGTCTGGAGACAAGAACCCAGAGTCTTCATAAGTGAAGGTAGAGGTTTGAATACTTGCTTCTTCATTACAAGCTTTATAACATTGCATGATTCCCCAATTACTTTTCCAGGTCATTTATGGtttcaacttttccaaGTGGTTACCATCTTGTACGTTCTTTCTAATGATTAACGATAATGTTCGTGATATATGGCGATTTCTTCCTGTGAATCCCCAAAGTCATTAttgatatatatatcaaTTGACGTTGCCAAagtcttttccttttgttgcTTATCGTGGTTGATTTTTCTGAGGCTATGGTTCAAGACATACAGCTTCTGGGCATTACAGAACGTGAGTTTTCCATCATAGCATATATaataagtaaaaaaaagaaaaaaaaaagatattttgaaagagtAATTGCGCAAACGGAAGAACATAATGTTTAccataaaaaaagtaaatgaCAATTAAGCAGCAATCAATCATGTACTATAAAACAGAAtagcaaagaaagcataattcataaaaaaaattcattcaaTTTTGTGAGCAGCTTTCATCTCAAGACATAATCATCAAACTATTAGCTAGATGCCTctctttgaaatttttttccaataaaaaccaaacaaatgacattttttcaaatatacGGATATATTTCTAgcaaattttcattcatcTATTAGTCTATAAAGCAATAGGTATACGCATGCAGAAAACGATTCATAAAAACTGTAGCCTTAACTAATACGGCATCATTCATCCCAAAGACATCAAATATCATAAATATCCATAACCTTTGCAAAAACTAGCGACCCACTTCATCTACTATAGCATCAGCAAGATTATTGGCAAGGCGAGCTGAACGTTCAAACCGGTGCTTGTTTTTTCGCAACCGTTTACGAGCAACCATTACCGGTACGCTTGACTAATTTAAGTTAATAACTTTCGCTCTTCGCTGATAAAACAATTAGGATTTTCATACCTTGTTGACCAAATAGTTACTGAAAGAACCAAGCAGTACACCTTTCAAATGACTGCGTCCACGACTGCCCATAACAACTAGAGTCGGCTCGACATAATCAATCTATGTTTTAGTTAGTAATGCCCAAGAAAAGCGATAGAATCGTAAAACTCATACCATTTCCACAATTAAGTGCTTGGCCTTCTCGTGATGAATAACTTCGATGTTCACTTCAATTTCGAGAACTGTTTTACTAagtaatttcaaaatactCTTTGTAACTTTCTCTAAAGTTTCCATCTGCGTAGACTCCATGTGTTCCATTTCTAATTTCGGATCATCACATTCAATCACATCGACTATAATAAGAGTATCACCTTTTCGTAAAAGGACACCAACAGCCCACTCAGCAGCGTACAAACTTTCGGAGGATAAATCCAATGTAAGAAAGTAAGTACTATTTCGTTTTGAGTTACTAGCTGCGCTGTGAAAATCTCCTCTGCGAATCCGTCGGATTGTTCGACTGGCGCTAGGAATCCATCGGGTTGGACCAATATTCAATTGCAAGTTTTTGGCTATACGCAGGTCTTGctcgatttcttcttggtcAGAACCGTACCAATTATCGACGTGCGTTGATACAAAATTCGTATTCGGGCGTACAGGTTCGGACCTGAGCTCATGTGCTGTATAAAGACTTGGATTAGAGCGAGATCGGCGTAAAACGTTAGCATCTACTTTCCTATGTGAGTCATCGCTAAAATTCgatttactttttgataAAGGAGCGCCTACCAATTTCCGGAGACGACTTCTTTTACTcgtttttcctcttttgcTAACTAGAGGTTGAGAAAGTTTTGGAGATTCGTCGATAGATACTTGAGGTCTGCTTGTACTTTGTAATCCTTCAGCTTCTGAATGAGAAGAAAAGTCATCATCTTCGTCTTCGTCTTCcgaagacgaagaaggTAAAGAACGAGCTAAATGGAGAGGTTCTCCATTTTCATCAAGCAAATTCTCTGTTCCCAATGGAGAACCTATTTCATCCTTGTTCGTCCTGCGATTTTCAGAAGTCGAGGAGATAGAAGGAGGagaaacaacaaaatgaGGAATATTCGGGCTTACTAAAGGGGTATCTTTTGGGGACGTGGAAAGCTTGGTCACTGGCGAGCTTGGAGTAGTATTGGACTTGTTATATGTTTTCGCTGGTTCCTTTGGAGAGAAATGCTTTGCTGTTGTTGCACTCGTAGAAGGAATCTGTAGAGGAGaaagggaagaagaagacgcGGGCATActaccaaaagaaacacTTCGCTGATGATTCGGCTCGGGGGACTTCTTCAGCTCCGAACCGCCATAAGGATGCAGAGCAGCATATGCTTGGTCGGTTGAAGATGACTTTGAGGATACACTGGAGAATGAATGCCGCTTATGCGATGTATTCGGAGGGGAATCAGTAGAAAATAATGGAGAGGCCAACACATCGGAGACCTTGCTGCTTGACTTGGCAAGCGATTTTGAATTCTCGGACGgtatgttttttcttttttcctcttcttgagtacttttctctttgtcCTTCTTGTATTCGTTTGATGTAGGAGGGTTTTTGTAATGAGGTAAAGAAGTTATATCCTCCGACTTTACTCGGAATCCTTCATCACCGGGTTTAATAAAACAGTAATCACGGATTACCGGATCATAGTCAAGGCATAACTCGCGATACTTCTGTTCCTCCCTTTCTTTCATCCATTTTAGAACTTCTAGTCTTTCTTCATCTAGCGCTGATGCCAGCGAATTACCACCATATGTCCTCGATGACATTAGTAACAATACAATTGTATCTTAATAGTTCACAATTGACATCAAAAAGCATGTATACTTTTGTAATGGGGAAATATTGAAATCGGTAGATTTGATCATTTGTATGTAC contains:
- the hul5 gene encoding HECT-type ubiquitin-protein ligase E3 translates to MPLSFEGTFKAKRNVNLGGKRNTNDRGELVRKAAIERKNREERRRTESVSIQLQSLSRGLLCRERLKNEFRSQWYETYLAAGAQKLDMSDWDKLQECIQQFVIFADPQLDFEAFRSIIYDLLSSLHREVTPNDSTSSKHNPNKLDDKVEESELSRLCTVKSKVSVLGFPWVWQRFTTLCLKSFRNILQISKEARLDSDLCLLLETLGYLSVFLEVHEMSDYYDCLMTFYEYFHLQKEFSNFRSSFVFCLFSPLDETKDNYNRVQQFFIFHIFTRRSYESLLGDISSSLVVSKVFPSMSFSKEEDIMSSLLSLDTSKLFCMGGACLHLLHTEVESSFLWFFSSLVLDALYTHSENSVINRFNAPIDLDDDEDEEYSFVQDYYTHIQLVAKQFGNLLTSQILSVQRVFAEALSSNFITKVFSEITSTTILSVSHFFSSILKLFPSNRTSILMYVSLIDHLRVEPNMSFVQYSWDIFTKSPIFSLFSKKVDVKSIMQTDSAYWHQLQFLLDVYSRMLFTMIDEEFHSVQHNPLYNVREELCILLKNFVLGLYWDVNTSKEVNDNSLVDVTQLRVSSTSLLQRLFRINYRKPYVRDNMFLMEEYFNLTEFEAGALQEAQSASNMDVDLSSGMKVDNYNESRPKLNILNNCSFFLPFRFRIHLLQQLITMDKQANGFIQPFGHLKHAVIRRNRIFDDGFDAFYNLGKMFKGSIRITFVDEHGVVEEGIDGGGLTKEFLTSICKTVFDINYGLFSETKAHLLYPNTHGYAQDIERLRCYEFLGMLIGKCIYEGIQIDAAFAAFFVSKWLGHPSYFDDLTSLDNNLYEGLIFLKNYDGDVENDLALNFTVVHEEFGVRNVIELIPNGGNVAVTNDNRLQYIHLISNYYLNARLSKQCRAFTNGFTQIIDPHWLAMFHENEIHVLVGGDPVPIDVNDLKKNTVYAGGYDLNSPTIQMFWEVLRELDEEDKRNFVKFVTSVARPPILGFKALMPAFCIRTNGEDESRLPTASTCVNLLKLPIYTSKQTLKEKLIVSVRSGGGFGFS
- the mug143 gene encoding Schizosaccharomyces specific protein Mug143, with the protein product MFKNSVSPILKTLYKFPVQLPVFASRNKGIAIRAFTSKVKKTSSDQDFAVPSVDEEEDMLNNLMGNVKVKSAAEDGIAVEDVILKHPELLKDAPAPLRKAVEQTLAARKLKSGDKNPESS
- the dbs2 gene encoding Usp (universal stress protein) family protein; protein product: MSSRTYGGNSLASALDEERLEVLKWMKEREEQKYRELCLDYDPVIRDYCFIKPGDEGFRVKSEDITSLPHYKNPPTSNEYKKDKEKSTQEEEKRKNIPSENSKSLAKSSSKVSDVLASPLFSTDSPPNTSHKRHSFSSVSSKSSSTDQAYAALHPYGGSELKKSPEPNHQRSVSFGSMPASSSSLSPLQIPSTSATTAKHFSPKEPAKTYNKSNTTPSSPVTKLSTSPKDTPLVSPNIPHFVVSPPSISSTSENRRTNKDEIGSPLGTENLLDENGEPLHLARSLPSSSSEDEDEDDDFSSHSEAEGLQSTSRPQVSIDESPKLSQPLVSKRGKTSKRSRLRKLVGAPLSKSKSNFSDDSHRKVDANVLRRSRSNPSLYTAHELRSEPVRPNTNFVSTHVDNWYGSDQEEIEQDLRIAKNLQLNIGPTRWIPSASRTIRRIRRGDFHSAASNSKRNSTYFLTLDLSSESLYAAEWAVGVLLRKGDTLIIVDVIECDDPKLEMEHMESTQMETLEKVTKSILKLLSKTVLEIEVNIEVIHHEKAKHLIVEMIDYVEPTLVVMGSRGRSHLKGVLLGSFSNYLVNKSSVPVMVARKRLRKNKHRFERSARLANNLADAIVDEVGR